A genomic segment from Halomicroarcula saliterrae encodes:
- a CDS encoding universal stress protein codes for MYDDILLPTDGSDGITQAAKHAEALAERFDATIHVLSVVDTRNRFESPTSGLSAEAWKEAERERAEHAVETTLAALSQSLPVETAVVDGVPKTAILDYVESEGMDMVVMGTHGRTGLDHYLIGSVAEKVVRRSPVPVVTVRLTGE; via the coding sequence ATGTACGACGACATCCTGCTTCCGACCGACGGGAGCGACGGTATCACACAGGCCGCCAAACACGCCGAGGCGCTCGCAGAGCGGTTCGACGCGACCATCCACGTGCTCTCTGTCGTCGACACGCGCAACCGATTCGAGAGCCCGACGAGCGGGCTCTCGGCGGAAGCCTGGAAGGAAGCCGAGAGGGAGCGTGCCGAACACGCCGTCGAGACGACGCTCGCGGCGCTGTCGCAGTCACTGCCCGTCGAGACGGCAGTCGTCGACGGCGTCCCCAAGACGGCGATTCTCGACTACGTCGAGTCGGAGGGGATGGACATGGTCGTGATGGGCACCCACGGCCGGACCGGGCTGGACCACTATCTCATCGGCAGCGTCGCGGAGAAGGTCGTCCGCCGGTCGCCGGTGCCGGTCGTCACCGTCCGACTGACCGGTGAGTGA
- a CDS encoding thioredoxin family protein, translating into MATSDRVVTVQGREQLDALLADYDRVLVMVRTAGCTICQSMAPILDTVARATDAAVVEFNPREDLDAVADLGVRSVPTFLLFVDGDEVDRRADGFVPTAELVAFVDGP; encoded by the coding sequence ATGGCGACATCGGACCGGGTAGTCACGGTGCAGGGCCGCGAGCAACTGGACGCCCTCCTCGCGGACTACGACCGCGTCCTGGTGATGGTCCGGACTGCCGGCTGTACCATCTGTCAGTCCATGGCACCGATTCTCGACACCGTCGCCCGTGCGACGGACGCGGCCGTCGTCGAGTTCAACCCCCGCGAAGACCTCGACGCCGTGGCCGACCTCGGCGTGCGCAGCGTCCCCACGTTCCTGCTGTTCGTCGACGGCGACGAGGTCGACCGCCGGGCCGACGGCTTCGTCCCGACCGCGGAGCTCGTCGCGTTCGTCGACGGCCCCTGA
- the mutS gene encoding DNA mismatch repair protein MutS, translated as MDAALGPPAKMAELDDELTPMMAQYFELCSQYDEALVLFQVGDFYEAFCEAAERVARLCEITLTQRSDSTGEYAMAGVPIDNAESYIETLLEAGYRVAIADQVEDPDEVSGVVERAVTRVVTPGTLTEAELLDGADSNYVAALSAGEEYGLALVDISTGECYATSVGSETAVADELSRFGPAEAIVGPEVDVDEGVFGGGCLVTEYDADAFGRERAERRVERYFGPPDRLLAGETELRACGALLAYAEYTRGKAGAVGPDGEPVDPDVDPEGTLDYLNHLTRYDPREYMLLDAVAVESLELFDRRSVRGTANLTVVDTLDETACALGRRKLTDWLRRPLLDGDGIAARHEAVGELKRRPGTRERLHDLLSQVYDIERLISRVSRGRADARDLRSLAATLSVVPEIRAELADAESRLLADLESTLDPLSETREEIEAAVRSDPPQQITEGGVIREGYDAELDDLRSTERSGKQWIDDLEASERERTGIDSLKVGHTAVHGYYIEVTNANLDSVPEDYQRRQTLKNSERYYTPELKEREERILRAEAAADELEYDLFCGVRDAVASEAERVQALADRLARLDVLVAFGEVAATHGYCRPTVGADGIDIEAGRHPVVERAEESFVPNDTRLGGDDHRFVVLTGPNMSGKSTYMRQVALCCVLAQTGSFVPAASADLPILDRVFTRVGASDDIAGGRSTFMIEMTELATILTAATDESLVLLDEVGRGTSTADGLAIARAVTEYLHDEVGAYTLFATHHHDLTAAADELAGVANRHFETSREDGAVVFDHELAAGPAAASYGVEVAAMAGVPDTVVDHARERLADEPGGTPASRRADADSPSANGHADTSDDIETRLRNVDVATMTPLEALNALADLADRVE; from the coding sequence ATGGACGCAGCGCTCGGACCGCCGGCGAAGATGGCCGAGCTCGACGACGAGCTGACGCCGATGATGGCCCAGTACTTCGAGCTCTGTTCGCAGTACGACGAGGCGCTGGTACTGTTTCAGGTGGGGGACTTCTACGAGGCCTTCTGCGAGGCCGCCGAGCGGGTCGCCAGGCTCTGTGAGATAACGCTGACCCAGCGCAGCGACTCGACGGGGGAGTACGCGATGGCGGGCGTCCCCATCGACAACGCCGAGTCCTACATCGAGACGCTGCTGGAGGCGGGCTACCGGGTCGCCATCGCCGACCAGGTCGAGGACCCCGACGAGGTCAGCGGCGTCGTCGAACGGGCCGTCACCCGCGTGGTGACGCCGGGGACGCTGACCGAGGCGGAGCTGCTGGACGGGGCCGACAGCAACTACGTCGCCGCGCTGTCGGCCGGCGAGGAGTACGGGCTGGCGCTGGTCGACATCTCGACCGGCGAGTGTTACGCGACCAGCGTGGGAAGCGAGACGGCCGTCGCCGACGAGCTCTCCCGCTTCGGGCCCGCGGAGGCCATCGTCGGACCCGAGGTCGACGTAGACGAGGGGGTGTTCGGTGGCGGCTGTCTCGTCACCGAGTACGACGCCGACGCCTTCGGCCGTGAGCGGGCCGAGCGGCGCGTCGAGCGGTACTTCGGGCCGCCCGACCGGCTGCTGGCCGGCGAGACCGAGCTGCGGGCCTGTGGCGCCCTGCTCGCCTACGCCGAGTACACCCGCGGGAAGGCGGGGGCGGTCGGGCCGGACGGGGAGCCGGTCGACCCCGACGTCGACCCCGAGGGCACCCTGGACTACCTCAACCACCTCACCCGATACGACCCGCGGGAGTACATGCTGCTCGACGCGGTGGCCGTCGAGAGCCTCGAACTGTTCGACCGGCGGTCGGTCCGCGGGACCGCGAATCTCACCGTGGTGGACACGCTGGACGAGACGGCGTGTGCGCTCGGGCGTCGGAAGCTGACCGACTGGCTCCGGCGACCGCTGCTGGACGGGGACGGCATCGCGGCCCGCCACGAGGCCGTCGGCGAACTGAAGCGACGCCCCGGGACCCGCGAGCGGCTGCACGACCTCCTGAGCCAGGTGTACGACATCGAGCGGCTCATCTCGCGGGTCTCCCGCGGCCGGGCGGACGCGCGGGACCTGCGCTCGCTCGCCGCGACCCTGTCGGTAGTGCCCGAGATACGGGCGGAACTCGCCGACGCCGAATCGCGACTGCTCGCGGACTTAGAGTCGACGCTCGACCCGCTGTCCGAGACCCGCGAGGAAATCGAGGCCGCCGTCCGGTCCGACCCGCCCCAGCAGATAACCGAGGGCGGGGTCATCCGCGAGGGGTACGACGCGGAGCTAGACGACCTGCGCTCGACGGAGCGGTCGGGCAAGCAGTGGATAGACGACCTCGAAGCGAGCGAGCGCGAACGCACCGGCATCGACTCGCTGAAGGTGGGCCACACCGCGGTACACGGCTACTACATCGAGGTCACCAACGCCAACCTCGATTCGGTGCCCGAGGACTACCAGCGCCGCCAGACGCTGAAAAACAGCGAGCGGTACTACACCCCCGAGCTCAAGGAGCGCGAAGAGCGGATACTCCGGGCCGAGGCGGCGGCCGACGAGCTGGAGTACGACCTGTTTTGCGGCGTGCGCGACGCCGTCGCGAGCGAGGCCGAGCGCGTGCAGGCGCTCGCCGACCGGTTGGCGCGCCTGGACGTGCTCGTCGCCTTCGGCGAGGTCGCCGCGACGCACGGCTACTGCCGGCCGACCGTGGGCGCCGACGGCATCGATATCGAGGCCGGTCGACACCCCGTCGTCGAGCGGGCCGAGGAGTCGTTCGTGCCCAACGACACCCGTCTGGGCGGGGACGACCACCGCTTTGTCGTCCTCACCGGCCCCAACATGAGCGGGAAGTCGACGTACATGCGTCAGGTCGCACTCTGTTGCGTGCTCGCCCAGACCGGCAGTTTCGTCCCCGCGGCGTCGGCCGACCTGCCGATTCTGGACCGCGTGTTCACCCGCGTCGGCGCCAGCGACGACATCGCCGGCGGGCGCTCGACGTTCATGATAGAGATGACCGAGCTGGCGACGATTCTGACGGCGGCGACCGACGAGTCGCTGGTCCTGCTCGACGAGGTCGGCCGGGGGACCTCGACGGCGGACGGGCTGGCGATCGCCCGCGCCGTCACCGAGTATCTCCACGACGAGGTCGGGGCCTACACGCTGTTTGCGACCCACCACCACGACCTGACGGCGGCGGCCGACGAGCTGGCCGGCGTGGCCAACCGCCACTTCGAGACCAGCCGCGAAGACGGGGCCGTCGTCTTCGACCACGAGCTGGCCGCCGGACCGGCCGCCGCGTCCTACGGCGTCGAGGTGGCGGCTATGGCCGGTGTGCCGGACACCGTCGTCGACCACGCCCGCGAGCGACTGGCCGACGAGCCGGGCGGAACGCCCGCCAGTCGGCGCGCGGACGCTGATTCGCCGTCGGCGAACGGCCACGCCGACACGAGTGACGACATCGAAACCCGCCTCCGTAACGTGGATGTGGCGACGATGACACCGCTCGAAGCGCTCAACGCGCTGGCCGACCTCGCCGACCGGGTGGAGTAG
- a CDS encoding HalOD1 output domain-containing protein: protein MNCTGDSTTGTPVVTAAPKGGSVTMAVVRAVAAVENEEPQALKPLGKVVDPEALEAIVDGESARHVTFRYCGCEVVVTESEIAVY, encoded by the coding sequence ATGAACTGTACAGGAGACAGCACGACTGGGACGCCGGTCGTGACGGCGGCACCGAAAGGCGGCTCGGTCACGATGGCCGTTGTCCGTGCCGTGGCAGCCGTCGAAAACGAGGAGCCACAGGCGCTCAAACCGCTCGGCAAGGTCGTCGATCCGGAGGCACTCGAAGCGATAGTGGACGGCGAGTCGGCCCGCCACGTCACCTTTCGGTACTGTGGCTGTGAGGTGGTCGTGACCGAGTCGGAGATAGCGGTCTACTGA
- the nucS gene encoding endonuclease NucS, producing MTADSAVETLSYPEADTVSDLVARAIDRGAMVTLFGRCTVEYDGRAASSLGPGDRHVTLKPDGAALVHTDEGQQPVNWQPPGCDHAVAVTDGALEVHSERSNPAETLDVTFETVAHAAAFDVSDPEELAVTGTEADLKDRILAEPDLVEAGFTPLATERETPAGAVDIYGEDATGRTVVVELKRRRVGPDAVGQLDRYVGALERDLHAQTEVRGILVAPSVTDRARQLLAKKGLEFVSLEPTQ from the coding sequence GTGACCGCCGACAGCGCCGTCGAGACGCTCTCGTACCCCGAGGCCGACACTGTCAGCGACCTCGTCGCCCGCGCCATCGACCGGGGCGCGATGGTGACGCTGTTCGGTCGCTGTACCGTCGAGTACGACGGCCGCGCGGCGAGCTCGCTCGGCCCCGGCGACCGCCACGTGACGCTGAAACCGGACGGGGCGGCACTGGTCCACACCGACGAGGGCCAGCAGCCGGTCAACTGGCAGCCCCCCGGCTGTGACCACGCGGTCGCCGTCACCGACGGCGCGCTGGAAGTCCACTCCGAACGGTCGAACCCGGCCGAGACGCTCGACGTCACGTTCGAGACGGTGGCCCACGCCGCGGCGTTCGACGTGAGCGACCCCGAGGAGCTGGCCGTCACCGGGACGGAGGCCGACCTCAAGGACCGTATCCTGGCGGAGCCAGACCTCGTCGAAGCCGGGTTCACGCCGCTTGCGACCGAGCGCGAGACGCCCGCCGGCGCGGTCGACATCTACGGCGAGGACGCGACGGGTCGGACCGTCGTCGTCGAGCTCAAGCGCCGCCGCGTCGGTCCGGACGCGGTCGGACAGCTCGACCGCTACGTCGGCGCTCTGGAACGTGACCTACACGCACAGACGGAGGTCCGGGGGATTCTGGTCGCCCCGTCGGTGACCGACCGGGCGCGCCAGCTCCTCGCGAAGAAGGGACTGGAGTTCGTCTCGCTCGAACCGACTCAGTAG
- a CDS encoding DUF6735 family protein, whose protein sequence is MGQRTLVVVPRPDGKFDCRYAHWGVTADPLAQSRPLGRAWSPAAVLGELDAGYDRLLRCGAVPRWYCVCWLDPTLSDPGDVALARTDDPDGLRARWTAAKSRAVDAVADGLAPAAARAGLLLGLARQADALYRSDDASFLRDDR, encoded by the coding sequence ATGGGGCAGCGTACGCTCGTGGTCGTCCCGCGGCCCGACGGCAAATTCGACTGTCGGTACGCCCACTGGGGGGTGACGGCGGACCCGCTCGCCCAGTCCAGACCCCTCGGTCGAGCGTGGTCGCCAGCGGCCGTTCTGGGCGAACTCGACGCCGGCTACGACCGGCTCCTCCGCTGTGGAGCGGTCCCTCGCTGGTACTGCGTCTGCTGGCTCGACCCGACGCTGTCCGACCCGGGGGACGTGGCGCTGGCGCGGACGGACGACCCCGACGGGCTACGCGCCCGCTGGACAGCGGCGAAGAGTCGCGCCGTCGACGCGGTCGCTGACGGGCTGGCGCCCGCGGCCGCCCGCGCGGGACTCCTGCTCGGGCTGGCCCGGCAGGCCGACGCCCTCTACCGGTCGGACGACGCGTCATTTTTACGCGACGACCGCTAA
- a CDS encoding DUF7577 domain-containing protein, with the protein MLGSEWLYGAIALLVGVHILTMLYAYRRQGEPTSGAAQSDPEATMPVTSDEEAGTVTCAHCGARNQQGYQFCRECIADMSSGTPHRPSQERPNGY; encoded by the coding sequence ATGCTCGGGAGTGAATGGCTGTACGGTGCCATCGCCCTGCTGGTCGGTGTCCACATCCTGACCATGCTGTACGCCTACCGGCGGCAGGGCGAGCCCACCAGCGGCGCCGCACAGTCCGACCCCGAGGCGACGATGCCGGTCACCAGCGACGAGGAGGCGGGAACCGTCACCTGTGCCCACTGTGGCGCGCGCAATCAGCAGGGGTACCAGTTCTGTCGGGAGTGTATCGCAGATATGTCGAGTGGCACACCGCACCGTCCCTCGCAGGAACGGCCAAACGGTTACTGA
- a CDS encoding HpcH/HpaI aldolase family protein gives MRSENGLRRALEAGETVFGASAETFSPTVIETFGAIGLDFVWLDFEHAGPSPYDSTALEELTRAAEAGDVELLVRLPKPEPALIRKVLDAGVRSILLPRIETAEELEAAVKAAHFAYDGDVGDRGVGVGRSGNWAGYVDSYVGGEDGEVLVGTMIENATAVENIEEILAVPQLGFAFVGPADLSMSLSDGDPLEKNAEAVSAAIDRTLAACLDAGVPIGRIRNDAADAAAAVDAGYQLVRIGGDTASAREVLGARLDELRD, from the coding sequence ATGAGGTCCGAGAACGGTCTCCGGCGGGCGCTGGAAGCCGGGGAGACGGTGTTCGGGGCGAGCGCCGAGACGTTCTCGCCGACGGTCATCGAGACGTTCGGTGCCATCGGCCTGGACTTCGTCTGGCTGGACTTCGAGCACGCCGGCCCGAGCCCCTACGACAGCACCGCGCTCGAAGAGCTGACACGGGCTGCCGAGGCCGGCGACGTCGAACTGCTCGTCCGCCTCCCCAAACCCGAGCCGGCGCTCATCAGGAAGGTACTCGACGCCGGTGTCCGGAGTATCCTGCTCCCGCGCATCGAGACGGCCGAGGAGCTCGAAGCGGCGGTGAAGGCGGCCCACTTCGCGTACGACGGTGACGTGGGCGACCGGGGCGTCGGTGTCGGCCGCTCGGGCAACTGGGCGGGCTACGTCGACAGCTACGTCGGCGGCGAGGACGGCGAGGTGCTCGTCGGGACGATGATAGAGAACGCCACCGCCGTCGAGAACATCGAGGAGATCCTCGCCGTTCCGCAGCTGGGTTTCGCCTTCGTCGGGCCGGCCGACCTCTCGATGTCGCTGTCGGACGGCGACCCGCTGGAGAAGAACGCCGAGGCCGTGTCGGCGGCTATCGACCGAACGCTAGCGGCCTGTCTCGACGCCGGGGTCCCCATCGGCCGCATTCGCAACGACGCGGCCGACGCGGCGGCGGCCGTCGACGCGGGCTACCAGCTCGTCCGTATCGGGGGGGACACGGCCTCGGCGCGCGAGGTACTCGGGGCGCGACTCGACGAGCTACGGGACTGA
- a CDS encoding hydroxyacid dehydrogenase, protein MLDSWNVLLPKEIDPSGPESISDFADCTGMNEYESYDEALDDIGRYDAVIVRVAPLDAGVIERADRLAVIAKHGAGLDNVDIEAASERDIVVCNTPGANAQSVAEHAIALLFGVRRHLHTADRHVRAGEWERGAFSGRELTDDTLGVYGFGNIARRATTLALGMGMDVVAYDPRKPDDAFPEGVRRAESFSQLFEWSDAVSVHVPLTDHTRHSISTAELSALGEHGVVINTARGAVVDESALLTALDDDRVGGAALDTFESEPPGEDHPLYDRDDVLLTPHVAGVTKQALARMSRQAAANVRTVYEGGIPESTRNREAISWEGDE, encoded by the coding sequence ATGCTAGACTCGTGGAACGTTCTTCTACCGAAAGAAATCGACCCGTCGGGCCCCGAATCCATCTCGGACTTCGCCGACTGTACCGGGATGAACGAGTACGAGAGCTACGACGAGGCCCTCGACGATATCGGCCGCTACGACGCCGTCATCGTTCGCGTCGCGCCGCTCGACGCCGGGGTCATAGAGCGGGCGGACAGGCTGGCGGTCATCGCCAAGCACGGCGCGGGGCTCGACAACGTCGACATCGAGGCGGCCTCCGAGCGGGACATCGTCGTCTGCAACACGCCGGGTGCCAACGCCCAGTCCGTCGCGGAACACGCCATCGCGCTGCTCTTTGGCGTCCGTCGGCATCTCCACACGGCCGACAGACACGTCCGGGCCGGCGAGTGGGAGCGGGGGGCGTTCTCGGGGCGCGAACTCACCGACGATACGCTGGGGGTGTACGGGTTCGGGAACATCGCGCGCAGGGCGACGACGCTCGCGCTCGGCATGGGGATGGACGTCGTGGCGTACGACCCTCGAAAGCCCGACGACGCGTTTCCGGAGGGGGTCAGACGCGCGGAATCGTTCAGCCAGCTGTTCGAGTGGTCGGACGCGGTGAGCGTCCACGTCCCGCTGACGGACCACACCCGCCACTCCATCTCGACGGCGGAGCTGTCGGCGCTGGGCGAGCACGGCGTCGTCATCAACACCGCCCGTGGAGCGGTCGTCGACGAGTCGGCGCTGCTCACCGCGCTCGACGACGACAGGGTCGGCGGGGCGGCGCTGGACACCTTCGAGTCGGAGCCCCCGGGCGAGGACCACCCGCTGTACGACCGCGACGACGTGTTGCTGACACCGCACGTCGCCGGCGTGACCAAACAGGCGCTGGCCCGCATGAGCCGGCAGGCGGCGGCGAACGTCCGGACGGTGTACGAGGGCGGGATACCGGAGTCGACGCGGAACCGCGAGGCAATCTCCTGGGAGGGCGACGAATGA
- a CDS encoding helix-turn-helix domain-containing protein has product MRQSGSWMTIWDDRILEVIREEGSGSPTELAARAEIHVSKSSVSRRLTKLADHGLLQPLANGVYVLTDEGTAYLNGKYDAEQGRFIGDGDTDTASGEPDSPGVDG; this is encoded by the coding sequence ATGAGACAGTCCGGGTCGTGGATGACCATCTGGGACGACCGCATTCTGGAGGTCATCCGCGAGGAAGGCAGCGGCTCCCCCACGGAGCTGGCAGCGCGCGCGGAGATACACGTCTCGAAGTCGTCGGTCTCCCGGCGGCTGACGAAACTCGCTGACCACGGCCTCCTCCAGCCGCTGGCCAACGGCGTCTACGTGCTGACCGACGAGGGGACGGCCTACCTCAACGGTAAATACGATGCCGAACAAGGCCGGTTTATCGGCGATGGTGACACCGACACCGCGTCCGGCGAGCCCGACAGTCCCGGCGTCGACGGCTGA
- a CDS encoding winged helix-turn-helix domain-containing protein, which translates to MARRPAEWMTPLDERVLELLATERATPRSIARRVSLRASVGRVRERCALLGEAGLVAPVSQALLHYEITGAGRRYLAGELDVSGQPWPAGRST; encoded by the coding sequence ATGGCCCGCCGGCCCGCTGAGTGGATGACGCCCCTCGACGAGCGGGTGCTGGAACTGCTGGCGACCGAGCGGGCGACGCCGCGTTCGATTGCTCGCCGGGTGTCGCTGCGGGCGTCCGTCGGCCGGGTGCGGGAACGGTGTGCACTGCTGGGGGAGGCCGGGCTGGTCGCGCCGGTGTCACAGGCGTTGCTACACTACGAGATTACCGGCGCCGGGCGGCGGTATCTGGCCGGCGAACTGGACGTGAGCGGGCAGCCGTGGCCGGCGGGACGTTCGACCTGA
- a CDS encoding HNH endonuclease: protein MISISVSSLFLRAQACDIMPSYKTLYKTLRSTEFGCISPGFHETTDVYERVQAEYPDLCDDSIRCDEVCGNGSNQPEWKHRVDTVQQDLLKKSKSRVQKLSDGWFYAPHNTPVESAPDTASGLEVGRKYNRWELHDDFGGQRYSGIATPADHPLVFIFTGDAGEAYGYEDEFLPDDTFLYTGEGVEGDMAMEGGNAAIRHHQKANEELHVFENTEYPWIVTYVGQFSYAGHQSDTLPDKNDNYREAIRFRLEPIGGTEIEIEDGSPGSLSDAELFEKAKASSPTDPDPASTTGTGRSGSGSSYSRSDVVKEFALRDADGVCQGCGEAAPFEDAQGEPFLEVHHLHRRSDGGPDDPENVIAVCPNCHRRVHYGAAGDAFNRELIATAKHRNESFR from the coding sequence GTGATATCTATTTCCGTATCGTCGCTGTTTCTGCGCGCACAGGCTTGTGATATAATGCCCTCATATAAAACGCTCTACAAGACTCTCCGAAGTACTGAGTTCGGCTGCATCTCACCAGGATTTCACGAAACGACTGATGTCTATGAACGTGTCCAAGCTGAGTATCCCGACTTATGCGACGATAGTATTCGGTGTGACGAGGTTTGTGGAAACGGCTCAAACCAACCTGAATGGAAACACCGAGTTGACACTGTTCAACAAGACCTTCTCAAGAAGTCCAAATCACGGGTGCAGAAGCTGTCTGACGGGTGGTTTTACGCACCGCATAATACACCAGTCGAGTCTGCCCCGGACACCGCGTCTGGGCTAGAAGTCGGCCGGAAATACAATCGGTGGGAACTGCACGACGATTTCGGTGGACAGCGGTACAGCGGCATTGCGACCCCGGCAGATCACCCACTAGTATTCATATTCACCGGAGACGCCGGTGAAGCCTACGGATACGAAGACGAGTTCTTGCCCGACGACACCTTTCTGTACACTGGTGAAGGTGTTGAGGGCGACATGGCAATGGAGGGGGGTAACGCCGCTATCCGGCACCATCAAAAAGCCAATGAAGAACTTCATGTGTTCGAGAACACGGAATATCCCTGGATTGTGACCTACGTCGGCCAGTTCAGCTATGCCGGGCACCAATCCGATACACTCCCGGATAAGAACGACAACTATCGCGAGGCGATTCGATTTCGGCTAGAGCCCATCGGTGGGACGGAGATCGAAATCGAGGACGGAAGCCCTGGGAGCTTATCGGATGCGGAGCTCTTCGAGAAAGCCAAAGCAAGCTCGCCTACAGATCCCGACCCAGCTTCGACGACTGGCACGGGTAGATCGGGCAGTGGCAGTTCGTACTCACGTTCAGATGTCGTGAAGGAGTTCGCCCTGCGCGATGCTGACGGTGTTTGTCAGGGATGTGGTGAGGCCGCCCCGTTCGAAGATGCACAGGGTGAGCCGTTCCTCGAAGTCCACCATCTGCATCGACGGAGCGACGGCGGGCCGGACGACCCCGAGAACGTGATTGCGGTCTGTCCGAACTGTCACCGTCGCGTTCACTACGGCGCCGCCGGCGATGCGTTCAATCGGGAACTGATTGCGACGGCGAAACACCGGAACGAATCGTTTCGGTAG
- a CDS encoding type II toxin-antitoxin system HicB family antitoxin, with protein MASSTRDSESEDEIRLWREGDGWVITDVETGVTTQGDTREEALEMLDEAVALHKGDIGHEPTDEELRELGIDPADNSTGEKELPDFMQ; from the coding sequence ATGGCGAGTTCCACTCGGGATAGCGAGTCCGAGGACGAGATTCGCCTGTGGCGTGAGGGCGACGGATGGGTCATCACCGACGTCGAAACCGGCGTCACTACGCAGGGCGACACTCGCGAAGAAGCGCTGGAGATGCTTGACGAGGCCGTCGCACTGCACAAGGGCGACATCGGCCACGAGCCGACCGACGAGGAACTCCGTGAGTTGGGTATCGACCCAGCGGACAACTCGACTGGCGAGAAAGAGCTCCCGGACTTCATGCAGTAG
- a CDS encoding DUF389 domain-containing protein, whose translation MCAQVSLSEKCENLYEQVGLDTSYLVLMTMSGVLAGVALLTNSIPILIGAMVIAPALTPLELVSAGIAANRLKRAGFGALVGVGGLLAATAGAMVTTVILNMTGVLPAAENLIEKPLLEERITAGWYSVLAAAAAGIAAGIATDEDRTETLVGVVAALALVPAAAAGGITLLSRAPAKASGGLLLLVVNAGMVVITGTLTLWLHTRGDSKAHPA comes from the coding sequence GTGTGTGCCCAAGTCTCACTTAGCGAAAAGTGCGAGAACCTCTACGAACAGGTCGGGCTCGATACGTCATATCTTGTTTTGATGACGATGTCCGGTGTGCTTGCTGGCGTGGCTCTCCTAACCAACTCGATTCCAATCCTCATCGGCGCGATGGTCATTGCCCCGGCATTGACGCCATTGGAACTCGTTTCCGCTGGCATCGCTGCCAACCGGTTGAAGCGAGCTGGATTCGGGGCCTTGGTCGGTGTCGGCGGTCTTTTGGCTGCGACTGCTGGGGCGATGGTAACGACGGTGATACTGAACATGACAGGAGTTCTCCCAGCTGCGGAGAACCTCATCGAGAAACCACTACTTGAGGAACGCATTACGGCCGGCTGGTACAGCGTTCTTGCTGCTGCCGCGGCGGGTATCGCGGCGGGGATAGCGACCGACGAAGATCGGACAGAGACTCTGGTCGGCGTCGTCGCTGCCCTCGCACTCGTCCCGGCCGCAGCTGCTGGGGGAATAACATTACTGTCACGAGCGCCTGCTAAAGCCAGTGGCGGTCTACTCTTACTCGTCGTAAATGCAGGCATGGTCGTGATAACTGGGACGCTAACACTCTGGCTCCACACTCGTGGCGATAGTAAAGCACACCCAGCCTAA
- a CDS encoding type II toxin-antitoxin system RelE family toxin: protein MPSEDDWTWKFTPQAVDQFDSLDPHIQDRIVSKLDEVVESEWRDPDEFLEPLTGGPFSKLRVGQYRLACTLDRSGSVLEVHRIEQRSGAYTADDD, encoded by the coding sequence ATGCCGAGTGAGGATGACTGGACGTGGAAATTCACGCCACAGGCCGTGGACCAGTTCGACTCGCTAGATCCACATATCCAAGACCGCATTGTATCCAAACTGGACGAGGTGGTCGAGTCTGAGTGGCGCGACCCGGATGAGTTCTTGGAACCGCTCACTGGCGGGCCGTTCTCGAAACTCCGTGTCGGGCAGTATCGACTCGCCTGCACGCTTGACCGGAGTGGGTCGGTACTAGAAGTTCACCGTATCGAACAGCGAAGCGGGGCCTACACTGCTGACGACGACTGA
- a CDS encoding ribbon-helix-helix domain-containing protein codes for MSDADTATGDDGPEMVQINLRLSKAFLDDIDSTWREQGFNSRSEFLRYAARDAVKHPEFSREGWKQVAASEHDLRSGDAELVSREEVVEMMGRDEDAE; via the coding sequence ATGTCCGATGCAGATACGGCCACCGGAGACGACGGCCCGGAGATGGTCCAAATCAACCTCCGGCTCAGCAAAGCGTTCCTCGACGATATCGACAGCACGTGGCGAGAACAGGGCTTCAATTCTCGAAGCGAATTTCTCCGGTATGCGGCGCGAGACGCAGTGAAGCATCCCGAGTTCTCCCGAGAGGGCTGGAAGCAGGTCGCGGCGAGCGAGCACGACCTTCGCTCGGGTGATGCCGAACTCGTGTCGCGTGAAGAAGTCGTCGAGATGATGGGCCGAGACGAGGATGCCGAGTGA